The nucleotide sequence CACGATGACGTTGATGTAGTCCACACTGCGGAAACAGTGATCCGCCACCGAGAGCAGACAGTTCGCATCGGGCGGGAAGTAGACCCGCACCACATCGGGACTCTTGTTCGTCACCAAATCCACATAGCCGGGGTCTTGGTGGCTGAAGCCGTTGTGATCTTGCCGCCATACCAGCGACGACAGCAGAATGTTGAGAGACGAGACCGATCGCCGCCAGGGCACATGGTTCTTGCAAATATCCAGCCACTTGGCGTGCTGGTTAAACATAGAGTCCACAACGTGGGCAAACGCCTCGTAGGTGTGGAAGAGACCGTGGCGACCCGTGAGCAAATAGCCTTCCAGCCAGCCCTGCAGGGTATGTTCCGACAGCATTTCCATCACGCGCCCATCCGGCGATAGCTCCGAACCGTCCAAATCTTCTTCGTAGAAGTCCGCCATCCAGGCTTTCTTAGTGACTTCGTACACCGCTTGCAGTCGGTTGGAGGCCGTCTCGTCCGGCCCCATCAGCCGGAAGTTGTTGGGATTGTCGCGCATGATGTCGCGCATCAAGAATCCCAGCACCTTCGTATTCTCAAATTCCACCGTGCCCGGTTCAGGAATATCAATGGCATACTGCTTGAAGTCAGGCATCGTCAGTTCGCGGCGCAGCAAACCGCCATTGGCCTGCGGGTTCGCACTCATGCGACGATTCCCCACTGGCGACAATTCCTGTAACTCGGGGATCAACGTGCCGTTCTCATCGAACAGCTCTTCGGGACGGTAGCTCTTCATCCACTCTTCGAGGCGACGCAAGTGCTCGGGGTTGCTGTGCATGCCCCCCATCGGTACCTGGTGCGCCCGCCAAAAGCCTTCCACTTTATGGCCATCGACCTCTTGTGGCCCCGTCCAACCTTTGGGCGTGCGGAGGATAATCATGGGCCAGCGCGGTCGCACCGGATTCCCACTGTTGCGACACTCTTGCTGAATACCGCGAATCTCGTTGATGCACAGCTCCATCGTGGCGGCCATCTTTTGGTGCATCTCAGCGGGATCACTACCCTCGACGATGTAAGGCGTGTAGCCGTAACCCCGGAATAGCGCTTCCAGTTCTTCATGGGAAATCCGCGCCAAAATCGTGGGGTTGGCAATCTTGTAACCGTTCAGGTTCAGCACAGGGAGCACGGCCCCATCACGAATCGGGTTAATGAACTTATTGGAATGCCAGGCCGTCGCTAGCGGTCCCGTCTCGGCTTCGCCATCGCCCACCACGCAGCAGGTGATGAGATCGGGATTGTCCAAAATGCTGCCATAGGCGTGAGACAGGCTGTAGCCCAACTCGCCACCTTCGTGGATGGAGCCCGGCGTCTCGGGGGTGACATGGCTGCCAATGTGACCCGGGAAGGAGAACTGCTTGAAAAACTTCTCCATCCCCCGTTCATCCAGACTCTTATCGGGATAAATCTCGGAGTAGGTACCTTCCAAATAAACGGGACCCAGCACTCCCGGTGCCCCATGACCTGGCCCAGCCATAAAGATCATGTCGAGGTCATACTGCTTGATCAGCCGATTGCAGTGGATGTAGGTGAAGCTGAGGGCAGGAGATGCGCCCCAGTGCCCCAGCAAGCGGTGCTTCACATGCTCCGGCTTTAAAGGCTCTTTCAGCAGCGGATTTTCGCGGAGATAAATCATGCCCACGGCGAGATAGTGGCAGGCTCGCCAATAGGCATCCATTTTCCTCAATTGTTCATCTGAAAGGGGCTTCGTCTGAGGAGAAGACGCAATGACCATATTATTTAGCTCCAACGGTTTGTTCAGTCGTCAATCAGGGGAAGTTTCGACGTTATCGCTTGCGGGCAGCTCTCATGCGATCGAGCGTAAACCCGTAATTTTAAAATGTGGTTATGAGCGTTACATTTGACCGCAACATTCTTTGAATCTACAGGCACCAAGCGCATAAGCCATCCCTGGCACGCGCAGTCCCATCAGGGTAACAGTTTGGTGAAACCTTAATTTTTCCTAAACAAATGATTGCTTGACTGCTTGTCTTTGGTGATGCTTTTTACCAAACTCGGCGATGCATCTATCCGAATTAAGATTTAGCATAAGCATTCACTATGAATGTCTCCTAATATTTTTCTTTCCCTGTATTTGTGAAGCCTAAATCGGATAATTTTGGTGACGAATTTATTTATTTTGAAGACGGATTTTTAGCTTATTTCAAGATTTTGATGGACTTGGGGAGTCGGGGAGCAGGGAAGCGGGGAAGCGGGGAAGCGGGGAAGCGGAGACATTGGGGGATGAGGCATGAATCAGTTGGGGCCGTCGAGCGAGCTATCTACTGACGGGAAATGGCTAGCGTCCTGGCTGCCGTGCTCCCCAATCACTTTGGCCTGGCGCAATCCTAAGTGCGATCGCCCGATCGCGCTTAGGATTGCGGCTTGATCTGATTGATGCACTCGCGGCCCGCTTCAATATCGTCAATGTTGCTCAGGGTGGTATCGGCAATATTTGCCAATGCCTCGCGGGTAAAAAACGCTTGGTGAGCGGTGATCACCACGTTGGGAAAAGACTGCAACAGTTGAAAGGTCTCGTCTTGGATGACGCGATCGGAGTGGTCTTGAAAGAACAGCTTTTCTTCTTCCTCATAGACATCTGCGCCCAAATAGCCCAATTGACCACTTTTCAACGCATCAATCACCGCCCGCGTGTCGACCAAGCCACCGCGACTGGTGTTGATCAGCATCGCCCCCGGTTTAGCACTCTGTAAGGATTCCGCGTTGATCAGGTGATACGTCGCTGGCAGCAGCGGGCAGTGCAGTGAAATGATATCGGACTGCGCCAGCAAGTCGTGGAGGGGCACGTAGGTTGCGCCTAAGGCTAGGCAGTCGGGATTTTCGTACACGTCGTAGGCCAGCAGCTTGGCCCCAAACCCTTTCATAATCTGGGCAAAGCACAGGCCAATTTTGCCCGTACCGACAACACCGACCGTTTTGCCGTGAATGTCGAACCCGAGCAGTCCGTTTAGTTCAAAGTTGTCATCGCGCACGCGGTTGTAAGCACGGTACAGCTTACGGTTGAGGGAGAGAATCAAGCCCACGGCGTGTTCGGCGACAGCATAGGGCGAGTACGCGGGCACCCGGACGACGGCTAGCCCCAGTTCAGCGGCCACTTGCAGATCGACGTTGTTGAAGCCCGCGCAGCGCAGGGCGATCGCTTTCGTTCCGGTACTCGCGATCGCCCGCAACGTTTCCTCATTCAGCTCATCATTAATAAAGACACACACCACCGGAAAGCCTTCCGCCAGGGCTACGGTCGTCGGATCTAACCGGGGCTCAAAAAACACCAGTTCGTGAGGGTGATGTTGATTCGCCGCCGTGAATGAAATCTGGTCGTAGGGCTTAGTGCTGAAGAAGGCAATTTTCATATGGACTGGGGAGTATAGAGTTGCTCAGGCGGTCAGGCATCGTTAGGCTATCATCCGCGTCCCCGGTGCGTCTTCAGAACTTGGGGTCACTGCATCTCTACGTCTTGGGAGATAGCAAGCGATCGCAGCACTAGCAGATAATGGTGCTCGTATTGTTTCTTTAGCCTTGGCCTTCACCTTATGGCTCCGCCCTTTAGCAACTCAGTGCAGCAGCTGACCTATCAAAAAGTCGCTGATTATCTGAGCGGTTCCGATCTCTTTCAAGCCTCGTTGCGTACTTATCGCGATCGCCCCAAGTTCGACATCCTCTACGGTTCGGCCCTGATCGAAATTGAGGTGCTGCCGTGGGAGGTACATCCCTGGGAAGCGGGCGACCTGGCCACCGTGCGGGCCACCAGTTGCGTCACCGTGGGCAGCACGCTGGAGTGCGAACTCTTACAGTTCTTGCTGACAGAAAATCGGCGGATGCGCTTTGGCGCTTTTCATCTGGACGATGCGGGCCAGGTGGTCTTTTCAGAAAGTGTGCTCGGCGGCGAAGAGATGTCAATCATTGAGTTGCAGACTTGCATTCTTTCCGTGGTGACGATCGCCGATACCTACGACGACATCATTGCCGAGCGGTTTGGGGGGCAGCGGGCCAGCGATCGCTTACCCCAAAGTTTCCCCCAACCCTTGGCGTAACTCGCGCGGCTGGAGAGGTTACCGTCATCTGCTAGAACCGCACACTTGGGAACAAAGAAGACAATACCCCAAAGTACGAGCATGCAAAGCACAGCAAATTTAAGAGGATGTTTGAGAATTCATCCGAGGTATCAAATTAGGCTAAGCGTCGCACCATAATCCGAATCATAGCGAGGTAGATGAATGCCTNNNAAGGGCTGATGGTTCGTATCTTCAGCTTATGGCGAGTGAGCTTTTTTACTGACTGAGCGATTTATCAAACATCCTCTAAGGATTTATTCAATATTCGGCTGGCTATATTCTTTCGTGAAAAACAGCTTTTTCTTTAGGTTTAATTCGTCAGTTTTGTGACTTCAGTGTCTGGTTAACACCCATCAAAAACGTTCACTTTTCTCAATATCGGCTTACGCTTCTTAGCTCAGTGAATTTTTTTGTGGAAGAGAATCCCACCGTTTATGAGAGCGTTAATGTGAAACTAAGCCAGTAGATTAACTGGTCATTGATTCACCCAACTTCCCAGGCGCTACGGGTGGTTAGGTGAAGCCGTTTCACCTCAATGGAAGGGGTAATTATGACCCAGAAAGTATTAGCGGGGCCTCGCAATGTTGCCATTGTTGGCCCCTACTCTAGTGGTAAGACCACCCTGTTAGAAAGTTTGCTGTACATCGGGAAAGCCATTACCCGCAAAGGCAAAATTGAAGAGGGAACCACGCTGGGAGACGCCACACCAGAAGCCCGAGATCGCACCATGACCGTTGAATTAAACGCCGCCAGCGCTGAGTATGGCGGCGTTCGTTTTAATTTTTTAGATTGTCCGGGTTCCGTCGAGCTACAACAGGAAACGGACAACGCTTTGATCGGTGCCGATGCCGCCATCATTGTGTGTGAAGCAGACCCAAGCCGGGTATTGACCCTGGCTCCTCTGTTCCAGTTTTTAGACAGTTGGGAAATTCCCCATCTGATCTGGATCAACAAAATGGATCGGGCCACCGCGCCGTTTCAAGAAGTGCTAGAAGCGCTAAAAACGGTTTCCAGTCGGCCCATTTTGCCGCAGCAATATCCCATTCGCGAAGACCAAAGGCTGGTAGGCTTTATCGACCTCATCACCGAGCAGGCTTACCACTATCACGCCAATGCACCCGCTGATCCCGTGCCCCTGCCAGCCACGTTGAAAGCGCAAGAGCACGCCGCCCGCGACGAAATGCTAGAAGCTTTGGCCGATTTTGATGACCATCTGCTCGAAGAACTGTTAGAAGAAATCGAGCCCCCCCAAGAGGAAATTATTAAAGACCTCAAGCAAGATTTGGGCGCTGACCTGATTGTGCCTGTCTTTTTCGGTATCGCGTCCGATGACTACGGCACCCGTCCCCTCTGGGATGCCCTCGTCAAAGAAGCGCCCGAAGCCAACGCCACCGCAGCGAACCGTGGGCTGGAAGCCGACGGCGACGAAACGTTGGCCCAAGTCCTCAAAACCTTCTACACCCCCCAGGGCGGCAAGCTGTCGCTAGTGCGACTTTGGCAGGGTAGCCTCAGCGATGGTGATAGTTTGAACGGCGATCGCATGGGCGGCATTTATCAGCTCATGGGCCAGCAGCAAAACAGCGTCACCCAGGCTCAAGCCGGGGATATTGTGGCGATCGCTCGCCTCGACAGCGCCCTGACCGGAGCGACTTTGACCACCCATGGCGAGCCCAGCGTCGAACTGCCGACCGCTGAAGTGCTGGCGCCCGTCTATGCCCTCGCCATCACCCCCGAAAAGCGCAGCGACGAAGTGAAGCTGACCGATGCCCTCACCAAACTGATGGAAGAAGATCCATCCCTGCGATGGGAGCAGCACGGCGACACCCACGAGGTGATTTTGTGGGGCCAAGGCGAAGTGCACCTGAATATCACGCTGGATCGCCTGCGTCGCAAATACAACCTGCCCATGACCACGCACCTGCCGCGCGTGCCTTATAAAGAGACGATTCGCAAAGCGGGCAAAGAAATTCGCGGTCGCTATAAGCACCAAACCGGCGGCCACGGGCAATTTGGCGATGTCTATCTCGACATTCAGCCGCTCGATCGCGGCGCTGGCTTCAGTTTTGACCAAAAAATTGTCGGTGGCGTCGTGCCCCGCCAATACATTCCCAGCGTAGAAACGGGCGTGCGGGAATATCTCAGCCAGGGGCCGTTGGGCTTCCCGGTGGTCGATGTCGCGGTCACCCTGA is from Leptolyngbya iicbica LK and encodes:
- a CDS encoding phosphoketolase family protein, yielding MVIASSPQTKPLSDEQLRKMDAYWRACHYLAVGMIYLRENPLLKEPLKPEHVKHRLLGHWGASPALSFTYIHCNRLIKQYDLDMIFMAGPGHGAPGVLGPVYLEGTYSEIYPDKSLDERGMEKFFKQFSFPGHIGSHVTPETPGSIHEGGELGYSLSHAYGSILDNPDLITCCVVGDGEAETGPLATAWHSNKFINPIRDGAVLPVLNLNGYKIANPTILARISHEELEALFRGYGYTPYIVEGSDPAEMHQKMAATMELCINEIRGIQQECRNSGNPVRPRWPMIILRTPKGWTGPQEVDGHKVEGFWRAHQVPMGGMHSNPEHLRRLEEWMKSYRPEELFDENGTLIPELQELSPVGNRRMSANPQANGGLLRRELTMPDFKQYAIDIPEPGTVEFENTKVLGFLMRDIMRDNPNNFRLMGPDETASNRLQAVYEVTKKAWMADFYEEDLDGSELSPDGRVMEMLSEHTLQGWLEGYLLTGRHGLFHTYEAFAHVVDSMFNQHAKWLDICKNHVPWRRSVSSLNILLSSLVWRQDHNGFSHQDPGYVDLVTNKSPDVVRVYFPPDANCLLSVADHCFRSVDYINVIVSDKQKHLQFLPMDKAVEHCTKGIGIWDWASNDDCGTEPDIPDVVMASCGDIPTMESLAATAILREEFPYLKVRFVNVVDLFKLVSEGEHPHGLNDWDFNSLFTPDKPVIFNFHGYPWLIHKLVYRRSHQERIHVRGYKEEGNINTPLELAIRNQIDRFNLVIDVIDRVPKLGSAAAHVKERMKNKIIECLTYAFEEGKDIDEVVNWKWPYKGEDFCQ
- a CDS encoding 2-hydroxyacid dehydrogenase — translated: MKIAFFSTKPYDQISFTAANQHHPHELVFFEPRLDPTTVALAEGFPVVCVFINDELNEETLRAIASTGTKAIALRCAGFNNVDLQVAAELGLAVVRVPAYSPYAVAEHAVGLILSLNRKLYRAYNRVRDDNFELNGLLGFDIHGKTVGVVGTGKIGLCFAQIMKGFGAKLLAYDVYENPDCLALGATYVPLHDLLAQSDIISLHCPLLPATYHLINAESLQSAKPGAMLINTSRGGLVDTRAVIDALKSGQLGYLGADVYEEEEKLFFQDHSDRVIQDETFQLLQSFPNVVITAHQAFFTREALANIADTTLSNIDDIEAGRECINQIKPQS
- a CDS encoding T3SS (YopN, CesT) and YbjN peptide-binding chaperone 1, producing the protein MAPPFSNSVQQLTYQKVADYLSGSDLFQASLRTYRDRPKFDILYGSALIEIEVLPWEVHPWEAGDLATVRATSCVTVGSTLECELLQFLLTENRRMRFGAFHLDDAGQVVFSESVLGGEEMSIIELQTCILSVVTIADTYDDIIAERFGGQRASDRLPQSFPQPLA
- a CDS encoding elongation factor G; the protein is MTQKVLAGPRNVAIVGPYSSGKTTLLESLLYIGKAITRKGKIEEGTTLGDATPEARDRTMTVELNAASAEYGGVRFNFLDCPGSVELQQETDNALIGADAAIIVCEADPSRVLTLAPLFQFLDSWEIPHLIWINKMDRATAPFQEVLEALKTVSSRPILPQQYPIREDQRLVGFIDLITEQAYHYHANAPADPVPLPATLKAQEHAARDEMLEALADFDDHLLEELLEEIEPPQEEIIKDLKQDLGADLIVPVFFGIASDDYGTRPLWDALVKEAPEANATAANRGLEADGDETLAQVLKTFYTPQGGKLSLVRLWQGSLSDGDSLNGDRMGGIYQLMGQQQNSVTQAQAGDIVAIARLDSALTGATLTTHGEPSVELPTAEVLAPVYALAITPEKRSDEVKLTDALTKLMEEDPSLRWEQHGDTHEVILWGQGEVHLNITLDRLRRKYNLPMTTHLPRVPYKETIRKAGKEIRGRYKHQTGGHGQFGDVYLDIQPLDRGAGFSFDQKIVGGVVPRQYIPSVETGVREYLSQGPLGFPVVDVAVTLTNGSYHNVDSSDQAFKQAARIAMQEGLPKCEPVLLEPVDAVEISVPTSFTSNVLKLISTHRGQILGYEGKAGWQGWDVVSAYIPEAEMQKLILELRSLSMGVGTFNWKYDHLNPVPDELRDRILAETSS